A region from the Rhodohalobacter sp. SW132 genome encodes:
- a CDS encoding efflux RND transporter permease subunit has protein sequence MEKDNEESTSRYKGISSWSIRRPISTLAITSAVIVLGILFSGRLAVDLMPQIDYPHIRVVVNYTGVTPEVIEEQVTRPLERNLSATENLTEIHGRASEGRSYIEMYFDFDTDIDIALQDASRQLERARTELPDGIDPPRIMKMDPSQSPVFELAISSQVRSPIEVRDWVDQRLLPQLSSIPGVGTIDLGGGKEREIQVVADPERLRSYGITIDHLSGVLAGRNVDVSVGNITSYEYDILARTETRFNSFRDVAGTLVPVADMNRTVRLSDIADVSDSNREQRLFAYLNRDESVQVSIMKQPMANTVEVIDNIQSRIDELTDSGFITADYDIEVIRDDSFFITSSIESVTTAAILGGLLAMNVILLFLGSIRRSLIVALMIPVAIIATFVLMNAGGLTLNIMSLGGLALGVGLLIDNAIVMIENIFRHQKDLGKDPKTAAHEGSREVLSAVVAGTMTNLAAVLPFLLITGLAALLFRELIFTIAFAIVASLLAAVTLVPALSAMFRESDSRKGLSGTRGIRAFNRGFDRLRDSYHSSLIKTVQKKWLFMIAVVVLLLGSIWLVRDLGTEFLPSVDDGRITFRFTLPVGTSIEPTNEVAEILRDTIEEMPYVDTQYMTVGGYFRGGQISVRGGMIDGVVQLVPHSERDGFRAEEWVSEFQAKVSELGLPFIQQRVRGPRIEGLQTSLVDADIAVGITGEDLDQLEDFARDAYSRLEGIEGIGSIQIGRDERIPQMLIRVDEERSSQFNITSEGVAGFLNGAIEGVVPTHYVEGGFEYPVRVLYSRDVTGTVEGIRQIPIMNEAGNTVQLGSLVSFEETTGPAHIERFNQIRVVWINTTVNLNQATVGEVGSRVRDAMQGFDLPDGYSLIYAGEQEAIEESSRSLQIAILLAIFFVFIVMSIQYEKLFSPLVIIASLPFALIGVALALWITGLSLSASVLLGIVFLIGIVVNNAILLVEFAEQYRKKENRNVIEAISEAGKVRFRPILMTTLTTIFGMLPLAIGIGEGYEILQPLAVTVIGGLIAGTFLTLLILPGMYVLIDDLRARIFD, from the coding sequence ATGGAAAAGGATAACGAAGAATCAACTTCCCGCTATAAAGGAATCTCATCCTGGTCCATTCGCAGGCCGATCAGTACGCTGGCGATCACATCAGCTGTTATCGTTTTGGGTATCCTTTTTTCCGGCCGGCTGGCGGTAGATCTGATGCCGCAGATCGACTATCCCCATATTCGGGTTGTGGTGAATTATACGGGTGTAACCCCGGAAGTGATTGAAGAGCAGGTTACACGGCCACTGGAGCGAAATCTATCTGCCACGGAAAACCTGACCGAGATTCATGGACGTGCGTCCGAAGGGCGGAGCTACATCGAGATGTATTTCGATTTTGATACAGATATTGATATCGCCCTGCAGGATGCAAGCCGGCAACTCGAACGTGCACGAACTGAATTGCCGGACGGCATCGATCCGCCGCGAATTATGAAAATGGATCCCTCGCAAAGCCCCGTCTTTGAACTGGCCATTTCGTCGCAGGTGCGTTCACCCATTGAGGTGCGGGACTGGGTAGATCAACGCCTGCTGCCCCAGCTATCCTCCATCCCGGGTGTGGGTACGATCGACCTGGGAGGTGGTAAAGAGCGGGAAATCCAGGTTGTTGCAGATCCCGAAAGGCTTCGTTCATACGGCATCACCATCGATCATCTCAGCGGCGTACTTGCCGGTCGGAATGTGGATGTATCTGTCGGAAATATTACCTCCTATGAGTACGATATCCTGGCCCGCACGGAAACCCGCTTCAACTCTTTCAGAGATGTGGCCGGTACACTCGTTCCCGTTGCTGATATGAACAGAACCGTGCGCCTGTCTGATATTGCGGATGTCTCAGACAGTAACCGGGAACAGCGCCTTTTTGCTTACCTGAACCGGGATGAGTCTGTCCAGGTTTCGATCATGAAACAGCCAATGGCAAATACTGTGGAGGTGATAGATAACATCCAATCCCGGATAGATGAACTCACAGATTCCGGTTTCATCACAGCTGATTACGATATTGAAGTGATTCGTGACGATTCATTTTTCATCACTTCTTCGATCGAGTCGGTAACTACAGCAGCCATTCTTGGCGGCCTTCTCGCCATGAATGTGATTCTCCTGTTTCTGGGAAGTATCCGCCGTTCTCTGATTGTTGCGCTCATGATTCCTGTGGCCATAATTGCAACGTTTGTTTTGATGAACGCAGGTGGCCTAACATTAAATATTATGAGCCTGGGCGGACTCGCTCTCGGCGTGGGACTTTTGATCGATAACGCCATTGTTATGATCGAAAACATTTTTCGCCATCAGAAAGATCTGGGTAAAGATCCCAAAACGGCTGCGCACGAAGGTTCGCGTGAGGTTCTCTCTGCAGTTGTAGCCGGAACCATGACCAACCTTGCTGCCGTTCTCCCATTTTTGCTGATCACCGGTTTGGCTGCGCTGCTTTTCCGTGAACTCATCTTTACCATCGCCTTTGCTATTGTGGCTTCTCTTCTTGCGGCTGTCACTCTTGTGCCCGCTCTGTCTGCCATGTTTAGGGAATCGGATTCCCGCAAGGGGTTGTCCGGAACGAGAGGAATTCGTGCGTTTAACCGGGGATTCGACCGCCTCCGTGATTCCTATCACTCATCCCTGATCAAAACAGTACAGAAAAAATGGCTTTTCATGATTGCTGTAGTCGTCCTGCTGCTGGGAAGTATCTGGCTTGTCCGCGACCTGGGAACGGAATTTCTGCCTTCGGTGGATGACGGACGAATAACATTTCGTTTTACACTTCCGGTCGGAACTTCGATTGAACCGACAAACGAAGTGGCGGAAATTCTTCGCGACACCATCGAAGAGATGCCGTATGTTGATACGCAATACATGACGGTAGGCGGATATTTCCGGGGTGGGCAAATTTCTGTTCGCGGAGGGATGATCGATGGTGTGGTTCAGCTTGTTCCGCACTCCGAACGCGACGGTTTCAGAGCTGAAGAGTGGGTATCAGAATTCCAGGCAAAAGTCAGTGAACTTGGACTACCATTTATTCAGCAGCGTGTGCGAGGCCCCAGAATAGAAGGGCTGCAGACCAGCCTGGTAGATGCGGATATCGCGGTCGGAATTACCGGGGAAGATCTCGACCAGCTCGAAGATTTTGCGAGGGATGCCTACAGCAGACTGGAAGGTATTGAAGGAATCGGCAGTATTCAGATTGGCCGTGATGAACGAATTCCGCAAATGCTGATTCGTGTGGATGAGGAGCGATCATCTCAATTCAACATTACCTCAGAGGGAGTTGCAGGATTTTTGAATGGTGCCATTGAGGGCGTTGTGCCAACCCACTATGTGGAGGGCGGATTTGAATACCCTGTGAGGGTACTGTACTCACGGGATGTGACCGGAACCGTTGAAGGTATCCGGCAGATTCCAATTATGAACGAGGCTGGAAATACCGTTCAGCTTGGAAGTCTGGTCTCATTTGAAGAAACCACGGGTCCGGCTCATATAGAACGGTTTAACCAGATTCGCGTGGTCTGGATCAATACCACAGTAAACCTTAATCAAGCGACAGTGGGTGAAGTAGGCAGCCGCGTACGGGATGCAATGCAAGGTTTTGATCTGCCAGACGGTTACAGTTTGATTTACGCGGGGGAGCAGGAGGCGATTGAAGAGTCATCCCGATCACTGCAGATTGCGATCCTGCTTGCCATCTTTTTTGTGTTTATTGTGATGTCCATTCAATATGAAAAACTGTTTAGTCCGCTTGTTATCATCGCTTCGCTTCCTTTTGCACTGATAGGAGTAGCCCTCGCTCTATGGATTACAGGATTATCGTTGAGCGCATCTGTTTTGCTTGGAATTGTGTTTCTGATCGGTATTGTCGTTAATAACGCTATTCTGCTTGTTGAATTTGCTGAACAGTACCGAAAAAAAGAAAACCGTAACGTTATCGAGGCCATTTCTGAAGCCGGTAAAGTTCGGTTCAGGCCGATATTGATGACTACGTTAACCACAATATTTGGAATGCTGCCACTTGCCATCGGGATCGGCGAAGGGTACGAAATTCTTCAGCCGCTTGCGGTAACCGTGATCGGCGGCTTGATTGCGGGTACGTTTCTGACACTTCTGATTCTGCCCGGAATGTATGTTCTAATTGATGATTTAAGAGCTCGAATATTTGATTGA
- a CDS encoding FISUMP domain-containing protein — translation MKRISIFVLFLASVTLIVVSCGTENTPPAMFTLTTSVTPVEGGAISPAQGSFDEREAISLQATANEGWVFTGWQGDVVSTANPLNLSMTQNFTMIGSFEKRMHALTVDVEGDGTVTETVVQQKTTDYAEGTVVELDAVPAEGWMFSHWEGDLSGSENPLEITVDKPKSIVADFFTLPTVGTGSVRSITEDSAQSGGDVTDDGRSIVTVRGICWSTSQNPTLNDSCTSDGSGIGSFTSTLNNLSSFTQYFVRSYATNSAGTAYGNQRKFITDSAWPRDTTTEVVDVTNPATGKTWMDRNLGASRAATTSTDPHSYGDLYQWGRAADGHGKRTSVTTFKLSSTDTPGHGDFILSPYSPYDWRSPQNDNLWQGVNRQNNPCPWGYRLPTQAEWEAEVNSWSSKNVAGALASPLKLPVAGDRDVGNGSLYNVGSHGRYWSSTVSGADSRSLVFNSSNTFMSSTLRALGYSVRCIKD, via the coding sequence ATGAAACGAATATCAATCTTTGTATTATTCTTGGCATCCGTAACTCTGATTGTTGTCTCTTGCGGTACGGAAAATACACCACCCGCAATGTTTACCTTAACCACATCGGTAACGCCGGTTGAGGGCGGGGCCATCTCCCCCGCACAAGGCAGTTTTGATGAGCGAGAAGCTATCAGCCTGCAGGCCACGGCCAATGAAGGATGGGTGTTTACCGGATGGCAGGGGGATGTGGTCTCCACGGCGAATCCCTTAAATCTTTCGATGACCCAAAATTTCACAATGATTGGCTCCTTTGAGAAGCGCATGCATGCTTTAACGGTTGATGTTGAAGGAGATGGTACCGTTACGGAGACTGTCGTACAGCAAAAAACCACAGACTACGCTGAAGGGACCGTGGTAGAGTTGGATGCGGTTCCTGCAGAGGGTTGGATGTTTAGTCACTGGGAGGGGGATTTGAGTGGTTCAGAAAATCCTCTTGAAATTACCGTAGATAAACCTAAAAGTATCGTGGCGGACTTTTTTACTCTTCCAACCGTGGGCACAGGTTCGGTACGATCAATCACAGAAGATTCAGCCCAAAGCGGTGGGGATGTCACAGATGATGGGAGGTCAATTGTAACTGTCAGAGGTATTTGCTGGAGTACTTCACAAAATCCTACATTAAACGACAGTTGCACATCCGACGGCAGTGGGATTGGAAGCTTTACCAGTACTCTAAACAATCTTTCTTCCTTTACTCAATATTTTGTGCGTTCCTACGCCACAAACAGTGCAGGAACTGCTTATGGAAACCAAAGAAAATTCATAACCGACTCTGCTTGGCCAAGGGATACGACTACTGAAGTCGTTGATGTAACCAACCCGGCAACTGGAAAAACCTGGATGGATCGCAACTTGGGTGCCAGCCGGGCAGCAACAACGAGCACAGACCCGCACTCCTATGGCGACCTCTACCAGTGGGGCCGGGCTGCAGACGGGCACGGAAAACGAACTTCCGTCACAACCTTTAAGTTAAGCAGCACCGATACGCCTGGGCACGGGGATTTTATCCTGTCGCCTTACAGTCCATACGACTGGCGCAGCCCGCAAAATGACAATCTGTGGCAGGGAGTAAATAGGCAAAATAACCCGTGCCCGTGGGGTTACCGATTGCCAACCCAGGCCGAGTGGGAGGCAGAAGTGAATAGTTGGAGCAGTAAGAATGTGGCCGGAGCTTTAGCATCCCCTCTGAAATTGCCTGTAGCGGGCGACCGCGACGTCGGCAATGGTTCGCTTTACAATGTTGGCTCCCACGGCCGCTATTGGTCTAGTACGGTTTCCGGTGCCGACTCACGATCACTGGTCTTCAATAGCAGTAATACCTTCATGAGCAGCACGCTCCGCGCGTTAGGTTACTCCGTCCGTTGCATTAAGGATTGA
- a CDS encoding cupin domain-containing protein, whose amino-acid sequence MNSSKNGKPTVILSNAGDSFDFDGLGVQWKIDGPQTGERFSIVHHPIAPKTLAAPLHYHHNEDEYSYVIEGKLGALLGDDVVEAGPGTWVFKPRGQWHTFWNAGDNPCQIIEVISPAGFENYFRGLAEFWGSDLEKAVKINEKYSLEMDFESIPGLCERFGLNSPDAQV is encoded by the coding sequence ATGAATAGTTCAAAAAATGGTAAACCGACGGTAATCCTTTCCAATGCAGGAGATTCATTTGATTTCGATGGTTTAGGTGTACAGTGGAAGATTGATGGTCCGCAGACCGGAGAACGGTTTTCTATAGTTCACCATCCCATTGCACCCAAAACGCTGGCTGCCCCGCTTCACTATCATCACAATGAGGATGAATACTCATATGTGATTGAGGGAAAACTGGGGGCTCTGCTTGGAGATGATGTTGTGGAGGCAGGGCCGGGAACGTGGGTGTTTAAGCCTCGAGGACAATGGCATACCTTCTGGAATGCAGGAGACAATCCCTGTCAGATTATTGAAGTCATATCCCCAGCAGGATTTGAGAACTACTTCCGTGGACTTGCCGAATTTTGGGGTAGCGATTTGGAAAAAGCCGTGAAAATTAACGAGAAATATTCACTCGAAATGGATTTTGAAAGCATTCCCGGGTTATGCGAACGCTTTGGGCTGAATTCGCCGGATGCACAGGTTTAA
- a CDS encoding AAA family ATPase codes for MGINISKKVDHQIRAWNRRNAQAISTEAKESVYPVITISREFGALGAAMAAELGKLTGFEVWDKEILGAIAEDLDSDVKFLETLDERRQADIEDAVSGFMSEISTNVNYIRSLIRTVKTIEEHGKSIIVGRGANYICEKENSFHVRVVSPLKTRTLLYAERNDMNRIEARKLIEKKDQERADFIKRYFYKDLRNPTDYDMIINSGKFTLEQMARLVLDAYEMRLGEKVSTGLL; via the coding sequence ATGGGAATCAATATTTCAAAAAAAGTTGATCATCAAATAAGAGCCTGGAATCGCAGAAACGCCCAGGCCATATCAACTGAAGCTAAAGAATCAGTATATCCGGTTATCACTATCTCCAGGGAATTTGGAGCATTAGGCGCTGCAATGGCTGCAGAACTGGGAAAATTGACGGGGTTTGAGGTTTGGGATAAAGAAATTCTCGGAGCTATTGCTGAGGATCTGGACAGTGATGTTAAATTTCTTGAAACTCTGGATGAACGAAGACAGGCAGATATAGAAGATGCCGTAAGCGGATTTATGAGTGAAATAAGTACAAATGTTAACTATATCCGGTCGTTAATCCGTACTGTAAAAACTATTGAAGAGCATGGCAAGAGCATAATTGTTGGCAGAGGTGCAAATTATATTTGTGAGAAAGAGAATTCATTTCACGTACGTGTGGTGTCGCCATTAAAGACAAGAACTTTACTGTATGCTGAAAGAAATGATATGAACAGAATTGAAGCCCGAAAATTGATCGAAAAGAAGGATCAAGAGCGGGCGGATTTTATTAAAAGGTACTTTTACAAAGATCTGAGAAATCCTACAGATTACGATATGATCATAAACTCAGGAAAGTTCACTCTTGAACAGATGGCGCGCCTGGTACTTGATGCGTATGAGATGAGATTAGGGGAAAAAGTGTCGACAGGTTTACTTTAA
- a CDS encoding nickel-binding protein, with translation MPLFMDYHLVEEIDIDAVKLGHMADKSVQDKYGVRYLQFWVNQEAGTIFCLIEAPDKEACEAVHQEAHGNIACQIVQVESGFYKLFMGESHQLDDGIVVGKDGDLDKAYRYVLAIDIWGITKATLPKDLSELILPAKPKILIQEIIPSYQGREVKDYDYDGMLCVFTQADEAMECAIEIQTELLKRKENPEDESWNITFKIGLGGGQPVTMSDHLFDETIKLARRLSLIAGDGEIVASNIARRLSAMEEKPKSFSSLKAIQSAEEEFLEQLFNITEENLSDHAFNVEKLCHEIGISRPQLYRKVTAITGRSPVTFIRDIRLNRALSLIKENRYNLSEIALEIGYNSPSYFSKCFKDKYGVKASSVAV, from the coding sequence ATGCCTTTATTCATGGATTACCACTTGGTTGAAGAGATTGATATCGATGCGGTAAAACTGGGCCACATGGCAGATAAATCCGTGCAGGATAAATATGGCGTCAGGTATCTGCAATTTTGGGTGAATCAGGAAGCCGGAACAATCTTCTGCCTGATCGAGGCGCCGGATAAGGAGGCTTGTGAAGCTGTCCACCAGGAAGCTCATGGGAATATCGCCTGTCAGATAGTACAGGTTGAGAGCGGCTTTTATAAGTTATTTATGGGTGAATCCCATCAGCTCGATGATGGAATAGTAGTGGGGAAAGACGGCGATTTAGACAAAGCCTACCGATATGTACTTGCGATTGATATTTGGGGAATTACAAAAGCTACATTACCAAAGGATTTGAGTGAGTTAATTCTGCCCGCTAAACCCAAAATACTGATCCAGGAAATCATTCCATCCTACCAGGGACGAGAGGTTAAAGACTATGATTATGATGGCATGCTGTGCGTCTTTACACAGGCTGATGAAGCCATGGAATGCGCCATTGAGATACAAACCGAGCTGTTAAAACGAAAGGAGAACCCGGAGGATGAGTCCTGGAACATCACCTTCAAAATAGGGCTTGGGGGCGGTCAGCCGGTGACGATGAGTGATCATTTGTTTGATGAAACCATAAAGCTTGCCCGTCGGCTCAGTTTAATTGCCGGTGACGGGGAAATTGTTGCATCGAACATCGCCAGAAGATTAAGTGCAATGGAGGAGAAACCGAAGAGCTTTTCCTCGTTAAAAGCGATACAATCAGCCGAAGAAGAGTTTCTTGAACAACTGTTTAACATCACTGAGGAGAATCTCTCTGATCACGCATTTAATGTTGAAAAACTCTGTCATGAAATCGGTATCAGCCGACCGCAGCTCTACAGGAAAGTAACCGCTATCACCGGACGCTCGCCGGTCACTTTTATTCGTGATATACGCCTGAACAGAGCACTGTCACTTATCAAAGAGAACCGATACAATCTTTCTGAAATTGCCCTGGAGATTGGATACAACAGCCCCTCATACTTCTCCAAATGCTTTAAGGACAAATATGGCGTGAAAGCATCAAGTGTAGCTGTGTAG
- a CDS encoding helix-turn-helix domain-containing protein has protein sequence MKLKTVTIPGSKNRLQFGSGEKAICDYRLSFSYVAFSIPEQFITVFPRIGFLTFTMVTGNDIETRFLNYEGSVTRPNHLYISGLFTDSSLKIKQTGTGGGYAMKVHPVVGYHFLKIPMYELLNRQVRICRIIDSNGQLLEKVESDYKITSFDDPYIHQFFEEALPPKTIFLNDPIYHTVNSIIKKRGIISVKKLAKQCFMSRRTLNRQFQLKVGLSPQAYAKIWQVHYAMELIQQNPNASLAEIAFKAGYYDVAHLARDFRNKVALPPSELHQVINPLSQDYLDAPGVS, from the coding sequence ATGAAATTGAAAACCGTCACGATACCGGGATCAAAAAACAGATTGCAGTTCGGCTCAGGAGAAAAGGCAATATGTGATTACAGGCTTTCATTCTCCTATGTTGCTTTTTCAATTCCTGAGCAGTTTATAACCGTTTTTCCACGAATTGGTTTCCTTACCTTTACAATGGTTACCGGGAATGATATTGAAACACGGTTCCTAAACTATGAAGGATCGGTAACCCGGCCCAACCACCTGTACATTTCCGGTTTGTTTACCGATAGTTCGTTAAAGATCAAGCAAACAGGAACCGGTGGCGGTTATGCAATGAAAGTGCATCCCGTGGTTGGCTATCACTTTTTAAAAATCCCTATGTATGAATTGTTAAACCGGCAGGTCAGAATCTGCAGAATTATCGATTCGAATGGACAACTCCTGGAGAAAGTGGAATCGGATTATAAAATTACATCGTTTGATGATCCTTACATACACCAGTTTTTTGAGGAAGCTCTCCCCCCTAAAACAATCTTTCTGAATGATCCCATTTATCACACTGTAAATAGTATCATTAAAAAAAGAGGCATAATATCAGTTAAAAAACTTGCAAAACAGTGTTTTATGAGCAGACGGACGCTAAACAGGCAGTTTCAACTAAAAGTGGGGCTTTCTCCCCAGGCATATGCCAAAATCTGGCAGGTTCATTATGCCATGGAACTCATTCAGCAAAATCCAAATGCAAGCCTGGCCGAAATCGCGTTTAAGGCCGGTTATTACGATGTTGCCCATTTAGCCCGCGACTTCAGGAATAAAGTCGCACTCCCCCCTTCAGAGTTACATCAGGTGATCAATCCTCTCTCCCAAGACTACCTTGATGCGCCAGGTGTATCGTAA
- a CDS encoding VOC family protein, which produces MSFKTSDLDGVIPRLNLKNVLLHDSFGTLHSYTSGADGVRQIYFKDPDGYWIEVNEATTV; this is translated from the coding sequence TTGTCTTTTAAAACCTCAGATCTTGACGGAGTGATTCCTCGGCTGAACTTAAAAAATGTCCTTCTGCACGACTCCTTCGGCACGCTCCACAGCTACACATCAGGCGCAGATGGAGTTCGACAAATCTATTTCAAGGATCCTGACGGCTATTGGATTGAGGTGAATGAGGCGACGACGGTTTAG
- a CDS encoding peptidoglycan-binding domain-containing protein: MKTPLKPITRNQQTHNVSLLQKALAALGFSVSQEVVIKSIAGKDTIKKVRELQAKLKVPVDNNFVVDKATALAISKELMDRGLTDASHSFKVSGQVRLANGDVKIR, from the coding sequence ATGAAAACTCCACTGAAACCCATTACCCGGAACCAACAAACCCATAACGTAAGTTTACTTCAAAAGGCACTGGCTGCATTGGGGTTTTCTGTTTCCCAGGAGGTGGTTATCAAAAGCATCGCCGGAAAAGATACCATCAAGAAGGTGCGTGAATTGCAGGCGAAATTAAAGGTGCCTGTAGACAATAATTTTGTCGTTGACAAAGCCACAGCATTGGCGATCTCAAAAGAATTAATGGATCGTGGTTTAACTGATGCCAGCCATTCATTTAAGGTAAGTGGACAGGTGCGATTGGCCAATGGAGATGTTAAAATACGGTAG
- a CDS encoding FAD-binding oxidoreductase — METVTSDLKHNLNLELIRPGDATYDEERSIYNGMIDKRPALIAKCKSADDVIEAVKYAKDKKMEVSIRSGGHSGPGLALVDDGLVIDLSPMKGILIDAENRTACVEAGCTWGEVDTATHDYGLATVSGVISTTGVGGLTLGGGHGYLTRKYGLTIDNLISANVVLADGKLVHADEKENADLYWALRGGGGNFGVVTSFEYRLHPVKNVIAGPLFWPIDQLEITMKWYRDWLPEMPDDVYAFYLVAEVAAGDPFPEEIHGKKVCGLLWCYTGPGDQFEGFVQQARDVAEPLFEFTVEMPYPALQSMFDALYPKGHQWYWKGDFVKDLSDEAIQEHKKFAEVPTSQSTMHLYPVDGAAHEAGSDETAWNKRDAWWSMVIVGVDPDPENTEKIKTWARDYWKAVHPHTLGGSYINFMMEEGQDRVEASYGDNYKRLQKVKAKYDPENFFHINQNIRPE, encoded by the coding sequence ATGGAAACAGTAACAAGTGATTTAAAACACAATCTGAACCTGGAACTCATTCGCCCCGGTGATGCAACCTATGATGAGGAGCGCAGCATATACAACGGAATGATCGATAAGCGGCCGGCGCTTATTGCAAAGTGTAAATCAGCGGATGATGTCATAGAGGCTGTAAAATATGCCAAAGATAAAAAAATGGAGGTGTCCATTCGAAGCGGCGGGCACAGTGGCCCCGGCCTTGCACTGGTGGATGACGGACTGGTAATCGATCTGTCTCCAATGAAAGGCATCCTGATAGATGCTGAAAATAGAACAGCCTGTGTTGAGGCCGGCTGCACCTGGGGTGAGGTGGATACCGCAACTCATGATTACGGCCTGGCAACGGTCAGCGGAGTTATCTCCACAACGGGTGTGGGCGGACTGACACTCGGAGGCGGGCACGGATACCTGACCCGTAAATATGGCCTCACCATTGATAATCTCATTAGCGCGAACGTTGTACTTGCCGATGGAAAACTTGTACACGCAGATGAAAAAGAAAATGCAGACCTGTATTGGGCTTTGCGCGGCGGCGGCGGAAACTTCGGGGTTGTAACTTCATTTGAATACCGGCTGCATCCCGTTAAAAATGTGATCGCCGGTCCGCTATTCTGGCCAATTGATCAGCTTGAAATCACCATGAAGTGGTATCGCGACTGGCTTCCTGAAATGCCGGACGATGTGTACGCTTTCTACCTTGTAGCGGAAGTGGCTGCCGGTGATCCATTTCCGGAAGAGATTCATGGTAAAAAAGTGTGCGGACTGCTATGGTGCTACACGGGCCCGGGGGACCAGTTTGAAGGATTTGTGCAGCAAGCCCGTGATGTAGCTGAGCCGCTGTTTGAATTTACCGTTGAGATGCCATATCCGGCGCTGCAGTCGATGTTTGACGCCCTTTATCCCAAAGGTCACCAATGGTATTGGAAGGGTGATTTTGTCAAAGATTTGAGTGATGAAGCCATTCAGGAACACAAAAAGTTTGCCGAAGTCCCTACTTCTCAATCCACCATGCATCTCTATCCGGTGGATGGTGCCGCACACGAGGCTGGAAGCGATGAAACGGCGTGGAACAAGCGGGACGCCTGGTGGTCAATGGTGATCGTAGGCGTAGATCCCGATCCTGAGAATACTGAAAAAATCAAAACATGGGCCCGGGATTACTGGAAAGCCGTACACCCTCACACGCTGGGAGGATCCTACATCAATTTTATGATGGAGGAAGGGCAGGATCGTGTAGAAGCTTCGTACGGTGATAATTACAAGCGACTGCAGAAAGTAAAAGCCAAATATGACCCGGAAAACTTTTTCCATATCAACCAGAATATCAGACCGGAGTAA
- a CDS encoding SDR family NAD(P)-dependent oxidoreductase, translated as MKKTAIITAAANGIGKAVATLYASKGFQTVLTDIDSENGEKLRWRLRG; from the coding sequence ATGAAAAAAACTGCTATCATCACCGCAGCCGCAAATGGAATAGGAAAAGCGGTGGCTACACTGTATGCAAGCAAAGGATTTCAAACCGTTCTTACAGATATCGACTCTGAAAACGGTGAAAAACTACGGTGGCGGCTCCGTGGTTAA
- a CDS encoding nuclear transport factor 2 family protein gives MRNIVAVLIPIAFLVAMAGCQQGSASGEENIQKPDLINDTFPEAQAEIQEVIDETFQSLIDRDADKLISFHAYGPKFTHFKDGLPREGSEANEKGERDLVAAISDWEYDTNDLKINVFGEVAVVTYHADFRPTIAGEIKQLHYQTTIVLVNTEQGWKITHEHFSPLIEG, from the coding sequence ATGAGAAATATAGTAGCCGTACTTATACCTATCGCTTTCCTTGTCGCCATGGCCGGATGCCAGCAAGGCTCCGCATCAGGTGAAGAGAACATTCAAAAGCCTGACCTTATCAATGATACATTTCCCGAGGCCCAGGCTGAAATCCAGGAAGTCATAGACGAAACGTTTCAAAGCCTCATTGACAGGGATGCCGACAAACTTATTTCATTTCATGCTTACGGACCCAAATTCACTCATTTCAAAGACGGGCTGCCGCGTGAAGGCTCAGAGGCGAATGAGAAGGGTGAGAGGGATTTAGTTGCAGCGATCTCCGATTGGGAGTACGATACGAATGATCTGAAAATCAATGTATTCGGAGAGGTTGCCGTGGTTACATATCATGCGGATTTCCGCCCCACTATTGCAGGCGAGATCAAACAACTGCATTACCAGACAACCATTGTTCTTGTAAACACAGAGCAAGGCTGGAAGATTACGCACGAACATTTTTCGCCGCTGATTGAAGGATAA